A region of Selenomonadales bacterium 4137-cl DNA encodes the following proteins:
- a CDS encoding SprT family zinc-dependent metalloprotease has protein sequence MNKIPYKIVRSKRKSIALVIDSDAYLVVRAPQNASESVIVDFVEKKKRWITEKQQQVAAFGEKHSPVIFNNGESILYLGNTYTILKGSVPAIQFSSSNILIPEEYLREDVIAWMKDEAEKMLIERVSRYAGLMGVTYSSVRLSEAKVRWGSCGKKNNLNFAWRLIMCPIAVIDYVVVHELSHIAYKNHSSSFWARVKTVLPNYKEQQEWLKVNRKLMEIIY, from the coding sequence ATGAACAAAATCCCTTATAAAATCGTCCGCTCCAAGCGGAAAAGCATAGCCCTGGTTATCGACAGCGATGCATACCTTGTTGTCAGAGCACCGCAGAACGCCTCTGAGAGCGTAATCGTTGACTTCGTCGAGAAGAAGAAACGCTGGATTACAGAGAAGCAACAACAGGTTGCTGCATTCGGCGAGAAGCACAGCCCGGTAATTTTTAACAACGGCGAGAGCATCCTGTACCTGGGCAACACATACACGATACTCAAGGGTTCCGTTCCCGCCATCCAGTTTTCTAGTTCTAACATCCTGATTCCGGAAGAGTATTTGAGGGAAGATGTAATTGCTTGGATGAAGGATGAAGCGGAGAAGATGCTGATAGAGCGGGTTTCACGTTATGCGGGGCTAATGGGAGTCACCTATTCTTCTGTCAGACTTTCCGAGGCCAAGGTGAGGTGGGGCTCATGCGGCAAGAAGAACAACCTCAATTTCGCCTGGCGATTGATTATGTGTCCGATTGCAGTTATTGATTATGTGGTTGTCCATGAACTCAGCCACATCGCATATAAAAACCATAGTTCAAGTTTCTGGGCAAGGGTTAAGACTGTCCTCCCAAATTACAAAGAACAGCAGGAGTGGTTGAAGGTTAACCGGAAACTCATGGAGATCATATACTAG